From a single Calothrix sp. NIES-2098 genomic region:
- a CDS encoding phycobilisome protein, translating to MLDAFSRAVVSADASTSTVSDIAALRAFVASGNRRLDAVNAIASNASCMVSDAVAGMICENQGLIQAGGNCYPNRRMAACLRDAEIILRYVTYALLAGDASVLDDRCLNGLKETYAALGVPTTSTVRAVQIMKAQAAAHIQDTPSEARAGAKLRKMGTPVVEDRCASLVAEASSYFDRVISALS from the coding sequence ATGCTTGATGCTTTTTCTAGAGCTGTAGTTTCAGCAGATGCTAGCACTTCTACCGTATCTGATATTGCTGCTCTGAGAGCCTTCGTTGCTAGTGGTAACAGACGCTTGGATGCTGTAAATGCGATCGCCAGCAACGCCAGCTGCATGGTTTCTGATGCTGTTGCAGGAATGATTTGCGAAAACCAAGGTTTAATCCAAGCTGGTGGTAACTGCTATCCTAACCGTCGTATGGCTGCTTGCTTACGCGATGCAGAAATCATCTTACGTTATGTAACCTACGCTCTATTAGCTGGTGACGCTTCAGTTCTAGACGATCGTTGTTTGAATGGTCTAAAAGAAACCTATGCTGCTCTAGGCGTACCCACCACCTCTACAGTACGTGCCGTTCAAATCATGAAGGCTCAAGCTGCCGCTCACATTCAAGACACTCCCAGCGAAGCTCGTGCTGGTGCCAAATTGCGTAAGATGGGAACTCCTGTTGTAGAAGATCGTTGCGCTAGCTTAGTTGCTGAAGCTTCTAGCTACTTCGATCGCGTAATCTCTGCATTGAGCTAA
- a CDS encoding phycobilisome protein has translation MKSVVTTVIASADAAGRFPSTSDLESVQGSIQRASARLEAAEKLANNIDAVATEAYNAAIKKYPYLNNAGEANSTDTFKAKCARDIKHYLRLIQYSLVVGGTGPLDEWGIAGQREVYRALGLPTAPYVEALSFARNRGCAPRDMSAQALTEYNALLDYAINSLS, from the coding sequence ATGAAATCAGTTGTCACCACCGTTATTGCATCTGCTGATGCTGCTGGTCGTTTCCCCAGCACCTCTGATTTAGAATCCGTACAAGGTTCTATCCAACGTGCATCTGCTCGTTTAGAAGCTGCTGAAAAGCTAGCTAACAACATTGATGCAGTAGCAACCGAAGCTTACAACGCTGCGATCAAGAAGTATCCCTACTTGAACAACGCTGGTGAAGCTAACTCCACCGATACCTTCAAAGCTAAGTGTGCTCGTGACATCAAGCACTACCTACGCCTGATCCAATACTCTTTGGTTGTTGGTGGTACTGGCCCATTGGATGAGTGGGGTATTGCTGGACAACGTGAAGTTTATCGCGCTTTAGGCTTACCTACTGCTCCTTATGTTGAAGCTTTAAGCTTTGCTCGTAACCGTGGTTGTGCGCCTCGTGATATGTCTGCTCAAGCATTGACTGAGTACAATGCTTTACTAGACTACGCTATCAACTCTCTCTCCTAG
- a CDS encoding PBS lyase HEAT-like repeat protein, with translation MNNNSNQPREFDAVLGGNAPPPVKGVVLGGIGGVKSSFKSSILTESLDRILKALEEKDPEMASCLQPGLTRKEIDEITKDLPFKLPEELYELYQWRNGLCN, from the coding sequence ATGAATAATAATTCAAATCAACCAAGAGAATTTGACGCAGTACTTGGTGGAAACGCACCACCTCCTGTTAAGGGTGTGGTGTTAGGCGGAATTGGCGGGGTAAAAAGTAGCTTTAAAAGTTCAATCTTAACAGAGTCTTTAGACAGGATATTAAAAGCCTTAGAAGAAAAAGATCCAGAAATGGCTTCGTGTTTACAACCAGGCTTAACCCGTAAAGAAATTGATGAAATAACTAAAGATTTACCTTTTAAGTTACCAGAAGAACTATATGAGCTATATCAATGGCGAAATGGTCTATGTAATTAG
- a CDS encoding GUN4 domain protein codes for MTNNQNEPREFDAVLGGETPPIRDAVLGGIEGVKRRLVSPNIEIRIAAVQDALNYQAEGLNLIIQSLHDRSRKIRQTAYHLLRDRIEPQVKQVLQKYKYWDLFERIDETLNSGYIYNTYKKFYNRQVASYDSQIGLQNPAEKAYVLDDVVYDDITSFLKEPEVNKVEALIFRGYYDLWRILPPNILKNIKALFYGPYDIDYQISWTTIQDISLILKAFPNLEMLLVRGGDDCRIYSEPWEKFISLRHEHLKALIVETGGLGRDKIAQILSLQLPALEHLELWLGSDEYGGNSAIDDLMPIFSGDLFPNLTYLGLRNSEYADNIAAAVVNSPIINTIKVLDLSMGNLSDDGAEALLNCPAVNQLDILNLYDSCLTEEMVERLKLLDIEVITDTLKSSEDRYCSVSE; via the coding sequence ATGACTAACAATCAAAATGAACCGAGAGAATTTGATGCGGTACTTGGAGGAGAAACACCGCCTATACGTGATGCTGTATTAGGTGGTATCGAAGGTGTTAAGAGGCGTTTAGTAAGTCCTAATATAGAGATACGTATAGCGGCTGTTCAAGATGCATTAAATTATCAAGCAGAAGGTTTAAATTTAATAATTCAGTCATTGCACGATCGCTCAAGAAAAATCCGTCAAACAGCCTATCATTTATTACGCGATCGCATTGAACCGCAAGTCAAACAAGTTTTGCAAAAATATAAGTATTGGGACTTATTTGAGCGAATAGATGAAACTTTAAATTCTGGATATATCTATAATACTTACAAAAAATTCTACAATCGACAAGTTGCAAGCTATGATTCTCAAATAGGTCTGCAAAATCCTGCTGAAAAAGCTTATGTATTAGATGATGTTGTATATGATGATATAACTTCCTTTTTAAAAGAACCAGAAGTCAATAAAGTAGAAGCTTTGATATTTCGAGGTTACTATGACTTATGGCGCATTTTACCTCCAAATATTCTCAAAAATATTAAAGCACTTTTTTACGGGCCTTATGACATAGATTACCAGATATCTTGGACAACTATTCAAGATATTAGCCTTATCTTAAAAGCATTTCCTAATCTAGAGATGTTGCTAGTGCGTGGTGGAGATGATTGTCGCATATACAGTGAGCCTTGGGAAAAATTCATTTCTTTACGTCACGAACATTTGAAAGCGCTAATTGTAGAAACTGGAGGATTAGGTCGTGACAAAATTGCTCAAATTCTCTCTCTTCAACTACCAGCATTAGAACATTTAGAATTATGGTTAGGTAGTGATGAATATGGTGGTAATTCTGCCATTGATGATTTAATGCCAATTTTTTCAGGTGATTTATTTCCGAACTTGACTTATTTGGGACTGCGTAACAGCGAATATGCAGATAACATTGCTGCTGCTGTTGTTAACTCTCCTATCATCAATACAATCAAAGTTTTAGACCTTTCAATGGGAAACTTAAGCGATGATGGTGCTGAAGCTTTACTCAATTGTCCTGCTGTGAATCAGCTAGATATTCTTAACCTTTATGATAGTTGTTTAACTGAAGAAATGGTTGAACGTTTGAAACTTCTAGATATTGAAGTTATTACAGATACACTAAAAAGCTCAGAAGATCGCTATTGTTCTGTTTCTGAATAA
- a CDS encoding phycobilisome degradation protein NblA encodes MDIPMELNLEQKFNLKVYEEQIKGLNQEESQKLLLEVLRQLMVKDNMIKHLLKQA; translated from the coding sequence ATGGATATCCCAATGGAGCTTAACTTAGAGCAGAAATTCAACCTCAAAGTTTACGAAGAGCAAATTAAGGGGTTAAACCAGGAAGAATCCCAAAAACTGCTTTTAGAGGTGCTGCGGCAGTTAATGGTCAAAGACAATATGATTAAGCATCTTCTCAAGCAGGCTTAA
- a CDS encoding coproporphyrinogen III oxidase: MIKTQNPQSKIQNLKSKISQSPYQAYVYSYPHKTAYRPFTPPIYLPELWTQQDRQALFLYIHIPFCEMRCGFCNLFTTVSHNEDFISQYVGTVQRQAQRMKAVLGDASFARFAIGGGTPTQLPIQHLETIFDIAENTMGAKLQEIPISVEVSPETATEEKLKLLRSHSVDRVSIGVQSFIESEVLATQRRQSTTQVEAALTRIKAAGFPTLNIDLIYGLPGQTVNTWLQSIQAALRFQPEEIYLYPLYVRPLTGLGRTDKEWDDIRLACYREGRSLLLSQGYTQISMRMFQRVDGGQGSNLPPSSPHTPSSPSSLPSPVYCCQADGMVGLGCGARSYTDTLHYSNEYAVGAKGISDILQAYIQTPDELFEYAHYGFQLDAEEQRRRYILLSLLSHEGLNLLAYRQRFGSDVYADFPELSELLTLNLAIKHEEILQLTEFGIERSDTIGAWLFSEEVQELMQGYELK, from the coding sequence ATGATTAAAACCCAAAATCCCCAATCCAAAATCCAAAATCTAAAATCCAAAATTTCTCAGTCTCCCTATCAAGCATACGTTTATTCTTATCCCCACAAAACAGCTTACCGTCCTTTTACGCCGCCGATATATCTCCCCGAACTTTGGACGCAGCAAGATAGACAAGCGTTATTTCTCTACATACATATTCCGTTTTGTGAAATGCGTTGTGGTTTCTGCAATTTGTTTACCACAGTCAGCCACAATGAAGATTTTATCAGTCAATATGTCGGGACGGTACAGCGACAAGCGCAACGGATGAAAGCGGTGTTGGGTGATGCGTCTTTTGCTAGGTTCGCTATTGGTGGGGGAACTCCGACGCAATTACCTATTCAGCACTTGGAAACTATTTTCGATATTGCGGAAAATACTATGGGTGCAAAGTTGCAGGAAATTCCGATTTCTGTGGAAGTTTCACCAGAAACCGCGACTGAGGAGAAGTTAAAACTGTTGCGATCGCACTCTGTCGATCGTGTTAGTATTGGTGTCCAAAGTTTCATTGAGTCCGAAGTCTTAGCCACCCAGCGCCGTCAATCGACTACTCAGGTTGAAGCGGCCTTAACAAGGATAAAAGCCGCTGGATTTCCGACTTTGAATATTGACCTGATTTACGGTTTACCCGGTCAAACTGTAAATACTTGGTTGCAATCAATACAGGCTGCTTTGCGCTTTCAACCAGAGGAAATTTATCTATATCCATTATATGTGCGACCGCTGACGGGTTTGGGACGCACAGATAAAGAATGGGACGATATTCGTTTAGCTTGTTACCGCGAAGGGCGATCGCTCTTATTATCGCAAGGATATACCCAGATTTCCATGCGGATGTTTCAACGGGTGGATGGGGGACAAGGTAGTAATCTTCCTCCCTCATCTCCTCACACTCCCTCATCTCCCTCATCCCTCCCCTCCCCCGTCTACTGCTGTCAAGCTGACGGGATGGTTGGTTTAGGTTGTGGCGCACGTTCCTACACGGATACTTTGCACTATTCTAATGAGTATGCGGTGGGTGCAAAGGGAATCAGCGATATTTTGCAAGCATATATTCAAACACCCGATGAGTTATTTGAATATGCGCATTATGGTTTTCAATTAGATGCAGAAGAACAACGTCGGCGGTATATTCTGTTATCTTTACTTTCTCATGAAGGATTAAATTTGCTTGCTTATCGTCAGCGATTTGGAAGTGATGTGTACGCTGATTTTCCAGAATTATCAGAATTGCTGACTTTAAATTTGGCGATAAAACATGAGGAGATTTTACAGTTAACTGAATTTGGAATTGAGCGTTCTGATACTATTGGTGCGTGGTTATTTTCTGAGGAAGTTCAGGAATTAATGCAGGGTTATGAGTTGAAATAA
- a CDS encoding pentapeptide repeat protein, translating into MTNNQNEPREFDVVLGGETPPIYDAVLGGIEGIKRRLSSQFIEDREDALHDALQYGASGLNLIIQALQDKSGRVRRYACVLLSERNEPQAIAALQSYKPWFLKERWELEKRTGASFIRWHSKKFAHRQVEEYNSQVGITDPVGTAYAFRTNRDGDEFIADKLELLLEDSQVGKVEALVFGMWHSDVFESDSSQNIVNFLVNAQDKLSNLKAVFIGDVTDDESMISHMSHNYISPVLEAYPNLEILKIRGGNTHRMFNPIRHEKLKALIIETGGLRQESLLQLYSLQLPALEHLEIWLGSLNYGCTCSVEDLTPLLYEDLFPNLIYLGLRNSEYSNEIAREIVQAPVLQKIKVLDISLGNLTDEGAKILLNSPVINQLDMLNISETYVTDEMLELLWQMDVRVIAEGNRIYEYEGDRYCTVTE; encoded by the coding sequence ATGACCAACAATCAAAATGAACCTAGAGAATTTGATGTGGTACTCGGCGGAGAAACACCACCTATTTATGACGCTGTCTTAGGTGGTATCGAAGGGATTAAGAGACGTTTATCGAGTCAATTTATAGAAGATAGAGAAGACGCACTTCATGATGCACTTCAATATGGTGCATCAGGTCTAAATTTGATAATTCAAGCTTTACAAGATAAATCAGGAAGGGTACGAAGATATGCTTGTGTTTTACTAAGTGAAAGAAATGAACCTCAAGCTATAGCGGCTTTGCAAAGTTATAAACCTTGGTTTTTAAAAGAACGCTGGGAACTAGAGAAACGTACAGGAGCGAGTTTCATAAGATGGCACTCTAAAAAATTTGCACATCGTCAAGTAGAGGAATATAATTCACAAGTTGGTATAACTGACCCTGTAGGAACTGCATACGCTTTCCGAACTAATCGAGATGGAGACGAATTTATTGCAGACAAGCTTGAATTACTTTTAGAAGATTCACAAGTTGGCAAGGTAGAAGCTTTAGTTTTTGGAATGTGGCATTCAGACGTTTTTGAAAGTGATTCATCACAAAATATTGTCAATTTTCTTGTGAATGCTCAGGATAAACTAAGTAATCTTAAGGCTGTATTCATAGGCGATGTCACAGATGATGAGTCGATGATTTCTCACATGAGTCATAACTATATCAGCCCAGTATTAGAAGCTTACCCTAATTTAGAAATATTAAAGATTCGTGGTGGTAACACTCATAGGATGTTTAATCCAATACGACATGAGAAATTAAAGGCTCTGATTATAGAAACCGGAGGACTGCGGCAAGAATCTCTCTTACAATTGTACTCTCTTCAATTACCAGCATTAGAACATCTGGAAATATGGTTGGGTAGCCTTAACTATGGATGTACTTGTTCTGTTGAAGATTTAACTCCTCTTCTTTATGAAGATTTATTTCCTAATCTTATATATTTAGGGTTACGCAATAGTGAATATAGTAATGAGATAGCTCGTGAAATAGTTCAAGCACCAGTTTTGCAAAAAATTAAAGTGTTAGACATTTCTCTCGGAAATTTAACCGATGAAGGAGCAAAAATTTTACTCAATTCTCCTGTAATCAATCAATTAGATATGCTCAATATATCAGAAACTTATGTAACTGATGAAATGCTTGAATTGCTTTGGCAAATGGATGTTCGTGTCATTGCAGAAGGTAATCGAATTTATGAATATGAAGGCGATCGCTACTGCACAGTAACCGAATAA